A window of Gemmatimonadota bacterium contains these coding sequences:
- a CDS encoding protein kinase: MHLFSHKFFNFLYTLIAFNNLQRAARVTTIRDTKYWRIHYFAHVCIPIPEKITCMFENGTILNNQYQIQAHLGTGGMGEVYRVLDLEQGQECALKILNTMVDQKAVHRRFHREFQVLNRFQHPRLVRTYTWGFAEERPYFTMEYLPGKTLEKIIADQALLGQFRTSHFFDLIQQLAEGLAYIHTQGAVHRDLKPSNIMVLKTEEGIETTILDMGLAKLRHLHSVSITQTGTAIGTAEYMSPEQGKGLWVDHRSDLYSLGVILYEMLTGVPPFSGQNPISVIMKHIRESPPPIGEAHVEIPAQTQQIVLKLLAKEPVDRYQSAEELVQALNGVVSSGFVLPDDEQRDVHRKVMRPQFIGRESEMKMLRTMLQDVQAGEQRVVLISGESGVGKTRLIEELLGDALIHDFLCLKGASQEEGGQIYGALVDAFQGKVDLVAELPDPAESDKFSVMERWLQLLKRLRQKQPIVLCLEDIQWLDELTLEFLQYVLRDPDPCPFLLCLTCRWPNLVPLSAEIENFIHSNELAKATRIQLKNLPREEVGYLAASMLGEISIPRDALQSLFRETGGQPLFVVEAVRTLVNADVVRQNGSGDWQWGEFPETLLSDDISEVLHRRIATLPAVQRRVLEYACVFLSDFPFELLATVWRGDELELLDVLDDLIAEGLLTACRKDEDRYRFSQELCRRAIYDRMQDVRRRLLHREIGNALEKTEHAEDLTEELADHFAAAEERDKAVKYMRRAGQKALETQAYRQARIRFEAVWDWTADNAFESPADAIDFLCDYADALCNCSQHNSALALLDEAQALLPADRKDLKARILNREGGIHSLDRRGEIAEEYMLEALQLYQKLGDIDGEIQALVSLAYLCDVSERHKDAIAYMRREIEKRSMLGDPQNEAFIQGREGQAALVGFRFETAKGYLETAVKTFRQLGFEHHRTWALNFLPRVYFYLNNFNLAEAVCHEVIGEWHKRGVVYWEAMNLLWLGELALERGDFAEALEYAETSVERFLQTPRRDYIYRAYAIAATAAARTGDTEVALEWAEKASEGVQQTSGMYTGILPLVYCGIGTALDKAGRIAEAEQAFEQAIECRRESKGDHWARALLMVGEIYLQRDDMTRATEYLEGAKQAFGEMEMSYFLEKTQVLLNQLSHDKDGRGNNAAFSSKISVDTLSVDRWRLLYAVSRELTTERDVKVLLDRTLGNLLAVYPAERVLVAIKNETQKGFVVDAVRYYNVESDDAEALSRGIIRRVIETNEPILSIDAQIDERFNRYQSVIDYHIRSVLCVPVFHLNEGAMGALYVDHRGIGNAFFESDQTFLQAFANLVGMALVNARMYEQLEEKAQYLQQEIERQYQLDDLVGQSDAMQAIYYLIERASQSDIPVLVQGETGTGKELAARAIHYNSTRKDQPFLSQNCAAFSPELLQSELFGYKKGAFTGATEDHKGIFEAANGGTVFLDEIADASPQLQRSLLRVLQEGEVRRVGETEDRAVDVRIIAATNRDLKKEVEKGSFREDLYYRLHGIQIAMPPLRQRIEDVPLLAEHLLTQAKKDSNKSVGGLTVGAIRALTSYDWPGNVRELENKVRLAVALSEEGGEITSDLFSEAVDHAVSGASVEYQKRLRDRVREYEKRLIMDALEKCEGNITHTAKELGITRAGLQKKINRLELK; the protein is encoded by the coding sequence ATGCATTTGTTTTCTCATAAATTTTTTAATTTTTTATACACGTTGATAGCATTTAATAACTTGCAGCGTGCCGCCAGGGTTACGACAATAAGAGACACGAAGTATTGGCGTATCCATTATTTTGCACACGTATGTATTCCTATACCTGAAAAAATAACGTGTATGTTTGAAAACGGAACGATTCTCAACAACCAATACCAAATCCAGGCGCATCTGGGAACCGGGGGCATGGGCGAAGTCTATCGGGTGTTAGACCTGGAGCAAGGCCAGGAGTGCGCGCTCAAAATTTTGAATACCATGGTGGATCAGAAGGCTGTGCACCGCCGTTTTCACAGAGAATTTCAAGTGTTGAACAGATTTCAGCACCCGCGCCTGGTCCGCACATACACCTGGGGCTTTGCCGAAGAGCGTCCCTATTTTACAATGGAGTATTTGCCTGGAAAGACGTTGGAAAAAATAATTGCCGATCAGGCGCTGTTAGGACAATTCCGGACATCTCACTTTTTCGATTTGATACAACAACTTGCCGAGGGATTGGCTTATATCCACACGCAGGGTGCGGTGCACCGCGACCTCAAACCATCCAATATTATGGTTTTGAAAACAGAAGAGGGGATTGAGACCACGATTCTGGATATGGGACTGGCAAAACTCAGGCATCTGCATAGCGTTTCCATTACGCAGACAGGCACAGCCATTGGCACGGCAGAATATATGTCGCCAGAGCAGGGTAAGGGATTGTGGGTGGATCATCGGTCAGATCTATACTCATTGGGCGTGATTCTATATGAGATGCTCACGGGCGTACCACCCTTTTCTGGACAAAATCCCATATCTGTTATTATGAAGCATATTCGAGAGTCACCGCCACCAATAGGTGAAGCCCATGTCGAGATTCCTGCCCAGACGCAACAAATAGTGCTGAAATTGCTGGCAAAGGAGCCTGTTGATCGCTATCAGTCGGCAGAGGAACTGGTGCAGGCGTTAAATGGTGTGGTATCATCGGGGTTTGTGCTGCCGGATGACGAGCAGCGCGATGTGCATAGAAAAGTGATGCGTCCGCAATTTATCGGGCGCGAATCCGAGATGAAGATGTTGCGCACGATGTTGCAGGATGTACAGGCTGGCGAGCAACGTGTGGTTCTGATCTCCGGTGAGTCTGGTGTGGGAAAAACGAGACTTATTGAGGAACTATTGGGCGATGCTTTGATCCATGATTTTCTGTGTTTGAAAGGGGCGAGTCAGGAAGAGGGTGGACAAATATACGGTGCGTTGGTCGATGCTTTTCAAGGGAAGGTGGATTTGGTGGCAGAGTTACCCGACCCTGCAGAATCGGACAAGTTTTCTGTTATGGAGCGCTGGTTGCAGTTATTAAAACGTCTGCGACAGAAACAGCCCATTGTGTTGTGTTTGGAAGATATTCAATGGCTTGATGAATTAACATTGGAATTTTTGCAGTATGTGTTGCGCGATCCAGACCCGTGTCCATTTTTGTTATGCCTGACCTGTCGATGGCCTAACCTGGTGCCGCTTTCAGCGGAAATTGAGAATTTTATACACAGCAATGAACTTGCTAAAGCGACCCGGATTCAGTTGAAAAATCTACCCCGTGAAGAAGTGGGGTATTTAGCGGCGTCCATGTTGGGTGAAATATCCATACCGCGAGATGCATTACAATCCCTATTCAGAGAAACAGGTGGACAACCCCTGTTTGTCGTGGAGGCGGTAAGGACACTGGTGAATGCCGATGTGGTTCGACAGAATGGGTCCGGCGATTGGCAGTGGGGAGAATTTCCCGAAACTTTGTTGTCCGATGATATTTCAGAGGTTTTGCACAGACGCATAGCTACGCTGCCTGCGGTGCAACGTCGGGTGCTGGAATACGCCTGTGTTTTTCTGAGTGATTTTCCTTTTGAATTATTGGCTACGGTTTGGCGCGGCGATGAGTTAGAATTGCTGGATGTATTGGACGACTTGATTGCAGAAGGGCTTTTGACAGCTTGTAGAAAGGATGAAGATCGATATCGATTTTCGCAGGAATTGTGTCGGCGGGCAATTTACGATCGTATGCAAGATGTGCGGCGGCGGTTGTTGCATCGAGAAATTGGCAATGCTTTGGAAAAGACGGAACATGCAGAAGACTTAACGGAAGAATTAGCGGATCATTTTGCCGCGGCAGAAGAGCGGGATAAGGCTGTGAAATATATGCGTCGGGCAGGCCAAAAGGCATTGGAGACACAAGCGTATCGCCAGGCAAGGATACGGTTCGAGGCTGTGTGGGATTGGACAGCGGATAACGCCTTTGAATCACCTGCAGATGCCATCGACTTTTTGTGTGATTATGCAGATGCGTTGTGCAATTGTAGTCAGCACAATAGCGCACTGGCACTTTTAGACGAGGCACAGGCGTTATTGCCTGCTGATCGGAAAGACTTAAAGGCTCGTATCTTGAATCGGGAAGGTGGTATTCACAGCTTAGATAGACGAGGAGAAATAGCAGAAGAATATATGCTGGAGGCATTACAGCTTTATCAGAAACTCGGTGATATCGACGGAGAAATTCAGGCGTTAGTTAGTTTGGCTTATTTGTGTGATGTGTCTGAACGACACAAAGATGCTATTGCATATATGCGTCGGGAAATAGAGAAACGTAGTATGCTGGGAGACCCGCAAAATGAGGCTTTTATACAAGGCAGAGAAGGTCAAGCTGCATTGGTGGGATTTCGATTTGAGACAGCTAAGGGATATTTGGAAACTGCTGTAAAGACATTTAGGCAACTTGGGTTTGAACACCATCGCACTTGGGCACTCAATTTTCTTCCAAGAGTTTATTTTTATCTGAATAATTTCAATCTTGCGGAAGCCGTTTGCCACGAGGTCATTGGTGAATGGCATAAGCGAGGCGTTGTGTACTGGGAAGCAATGAATCTTCTCTGGCTTGGGGAATTGGCTCTGGAACGCGGTGATTTTGCCGAGGCATTGGAATATGCCGAGACCTCTGTGGAACGTTTTTTGCAAACACCGCGAAGAGATTATATCTATCGCGCTTATGCGATTGCGGCAACGGCTGCTGCAAGGACGGGAGATACAGAAGTAGCTCTTGAATGGGCAGAAAAAGCCAGTGAAGGTGTGCAACAAACATCGGGTATGTACACAGGCATATTGCCCCTGGTGTATTGTGGTATTGGCACTGCTTTAGACAAAGCAGGGCGGATTGCGGAGGCTGAACAGGCGTTTGAGCAGGCGATTGAATGCCGAAGAGAATCCAAAGGCGATCACTGGGCGCGGGCATTGCTGATGGTAGGGGAGATTTATCTCCAGCGCGATGATATGACAAGAGCTACGGAGTATCTCGAAGGGGCAAAACAGGCATTTGGAGAAATGGAAATGTCCTATTTTTTGGAGAAAACACAGGTGCTATTAAATCAATTATCTCACGACAAAGATGGCCGCGGCAATAATGCCGCATTCAGTTCTAAAATTTCAGTCGATACGTTGTCTGTTGATCGCTGGCGCTTGCTTTACGCTGTGAGCAGGGAATTGACCACAGAGCGCGATGTCAAAGTATTATTGGATCGAACTTTGGGTAATTTGTTAGCTGTTTATCCAGCAGAACGGGTGCTTGTTGCGATAAAAAATGAGACCCAAAAAGGCTTTGTGGTTGATGCGGTACGCTACTACAATGTAGAATCAGATGATGCAGAAGCACTGAGTCGGGGGATTATTCGTCGGGTTATTGAGACAAATGAACCCATCTTGAGCATTGACGCCCAGATAGACGAAAGATTCAATCGGTACCAAAGCGTAATAGACTACCACATTCGGTCTGTATTGTGCGTACCCGTATTCCATCTTAATGAAGGTGCGATGGGTGCCCTATATGTGGATCATCGCGGCATAGGCAACGCATTTTTTGAATCAGACCAGACGTTTTTACAAGCATTTGCGAATCTGGTGGGGATGGCACTGGTCAATGCGAGGATGTACGAACAATTGGAAGAAAAAGCGCAATATTTGCAGCAAGAGATCGAAAGGCAGTACCAGCTTGACGACCTGGTCGGGCAAAGTGATGCGATGCAGGCGATCTACTATCTTATCGAACGCGCTTCACAAAGTGATATACCCGTGCTTGTGCAAGGCGAAACAGGTACGGGCAAAGAATTGGCAGCGCGTGCCATACACTACAATAGCACGCGCAAAGACCAGCCATTTTTGTCGCAAAATTGTGCTGCATTTTCACCAGAGTTGTTGCAGAGCGAGTTGTTTGGGTACAAAAAAGGCGCATTTACAGGAGCGACTGAAGATCATAAGGGGATTTTTGAGGCGGCCAATGGAGGTACGGTTTTTTTAGATGAAATCGCTGATGCCTCGCCACAGTTACAAAGGAGTTTGTTGCGGGTGTTACAAGAAGGAGAAGTGCGGCGTGTGGGAGAAACAGAGGATCGCGCAGTAGATGTGCGCATTATTGCAGCGACCAATCGGGACTTAAAAAAGGAAGTTGAAAAAGGTTCTTTCCGCGAAGACTTGTATTATCGGTTGCACGGGATTCAGATCGCTATGCCGCCTTTGCGACAACGCATTGAAGATGTGCCGTTATTGGCCGAACACCTGCTCACCCAAGCAAAAAAAGATTCAAACAAGTCGGTTGGAGGGCTGACAGTGGGTGCAATCAGGGCGCTCACAAGTTATGACTGGCCGGGCAATGTGCGCGAGTTGGAAAATAAGGTTCGACTTGCGGTAGCATTGTCAGAAGAAGGTGGTGAAATCACGTCCGATTTGTTTTCAGAAGCTGTCGACCACGCGGTGTCAGGTGCCTCTGTCGAATACCAAAAACGTTTACGAGATCGTGTTCGGGAATATGAGAAACGGTTGATTATGGATGCGCTCGAGAAATGCGAGGGCAATATTACGCATACGGCTAAAGAACTGGGGATAACGCGTGCTGGCCTACAAAAAAAGATCAATCGTTTGGAGTTGAAATAG